A window of the Microbacterium sp. AZCO genome harbors these coding sequences:
- the menD gene encoding 2-succinyl-5-enolpyruvyl-6-hydroxy-3-cyclohexene-1-carboxylic-acid synthase, with the protein MDEPDPRQLPSPATDAAAALFGALVEQGVRHVVLSPGSRSQALALVAAELEERGALSLHVRLDERVAGFTALGIGRESRMPAAVVCTSGTAAANLLPASLEAHHAGVPLLLLTADRPPELRGVGANQTTRQPGMFAPSVRWEADLPVPEASDPEGGGEQSVMLREVAAQAVAAALGAGTRSPGPVHLNLPFREPLAGDLPSWLLVPAAELTVEPDHDLDAAPVEAEEPDDPSGALYQGGGGIGEADLPMEPEDRPHLLPRGPRTVVLAGADAGPDAETLAHEGGWPLIAEVVSGARFGRNLVHGYRDLLRDPELGGRIERVVVLGHPTLSRETAALLSDPEVEVFALRGPGEPLNLNGATTPLDAVAVAAGEDDREWLGLWLRASRAASIDLSPAAPDVDGLSSAVPSERLGAISAELAAIRAPLDRPTVVDAVWRATWPHDRLVFGSSRLVRVADAVLGGKKVPVHANRGLAGIDGTLATAFGIALASQAAGRPGVTRVLLGDLAFLHDVGALLLAPGEREPRLQVVVGNDGGGTIFDGLEVAQVAGRTAMDRVLYTPHTVSLDQLAAAYGWEYTRATTRSELDQALTSPVAGRHLIEVPLPR; encoded by the coding sequence ATCGACGAGCCCGATCCGCGTCAGCTGCCCTCGCCCGCGACCGACGCCGCGGCCGCGCTCTTCGGCGCCCTCGTCGAGCAGGGTGTGCGGCACGTCGTGCTGAGCCCCGGCTCGCGCTCCCAGGCGCTCGCCCTCGTCGCCGCCGAGCTCGAGGAGCGCGGCGCGCTGTCGCTGCACGTTCGGCTCGACGAGCGCGTGGCCGGCTTCACGGCGCTCGGCATCGGACGGGAGTCCCGGATGCCGGCGGCCGTCGTCTGCACGTCCGGGACCGCCGCCGCGAACCTGCTGCCCGCCTCCCTCGAGGCGCACCACGCCGGCGTGCCGCTCCTGCTGCTCACGGCCGACCGGCCGCCCGAGCTGCGCGGCGTGGGCGCCAACCAGACCACGCGCCAGCCCGGCATGTTCGCACCGAGCGTGCGGTGGGAGGCCGACCTCCCCGTGCCCGAGGCGAGCGACCCCGAGGGCGGGGGAGAGCAGAGCGTCATGCTGCGCGAGGTCGCCGCCCAGGCGGTCGCGGCGGCGCTCGGCGCCGGCACGCGCTCACCGGGCCCCGTGCACCTCAACCTGCCGTTCCGCGAGCCGCTCGCGGGCGACCTTCCGTCGTGGCTGCTCGTGCCGGCGGCCGAGCTCACCGTCGAGCCCGACCACGATCTCGACGCCGCTCCCGTCGAGGCGGAGGAGCCCGACGACCCGTCCGGCGCGCTGTACCAGGGCGGCGGCGGCATCGGCGAGGCCGACCTGCCCATGGAGCCCGAGGATCGTCCCCACCTGCTTCCGCGCGGGCCCCGCACCGTCGTGCTCGCGGGGGCGGATGCGGGACCGGATGCCGAGACCCTCGCCCACGAGGGCGGCTGGCCGCTCATCGCGGAGGTCGTCAGCGGCGCGCGCTTCGGTCGCAACCTCGTGCACGGCTACCGCGACCTGCTCCGCGACCCCGAGCTCGGCGGACGCATCGAGCGCGTCGTCGTGCTCGGCCATCCGACGCTGAGCCGCGAGACGGCGGCGCTCCTCTCCGACCCCGAGGTGGAGGTGTTCGCGCTCCGCGGGCCGGGAGAGCCCCTCAACCTCAATGGCGCGACGACACCTCTCGACGCCGTCGCGGTCGCGGCGGGGGAGGACGACCGCGAGTGGCTCGGACTGTGGCTGCGGGCGTCGCGCGCGGCATCCATCGATCTCTCTCCTGCGGCGCCCGATGTCGACGGCCTGTCCTCCGCCGTTCCCAGTGAGCGGCTCGGGGCGATATCCGCGGAGCTCGCGGCGATCCGCGCACCGCTCGATCGTCCGACGGTCGTCGACGCCGTGTGGAGAGCGACGTGGCCGCACGACCGGCTCGTCTTCGGATCCTCGCGACTCGTGCGCGTCGCCGATGCCGTGCTCGGGGGCAAGAAGGTGCCCGTGCACGCCAACCGCGGCCTCGCCGGCATCGACGGCACGCTCGCGACGGCGTTCGGCATCGCGCTCGCGAGCCAGGCGGCCGGACGGCCCGGGGTCACGCGGGTGCTGCTCGGCGACCTCGCCTTCCTCCACGACGTCGGAGCGCTCCTGCTCGCGCCCGGCGAGCGCGAGCCGCGACTTCAGGTCGTCGTCGGGAACGACGGCGGAGGCACGATCTTCGACGGTCTCGAGGTGGCGCAGGTCGCGGGGCGCACCGCGATGGACCGCGTGCTCTACACGCCCCACACCGTGAGCCTCGACCAGCTTGCCGCGGCGTACGGCTGGGAGTACACCCGCGCGACGACGCGCAGTGAGCTCGACCAGGCGCTGACCTCACCCGTCGCGGGTCGCCACCTCATCGAGGTCCCCCTGCCACGCTGA
- a CDS encoding PPK2 family polyphosphate kinase translates to MTAESQKYWTGDPAEILRVGDGSRLDEIDPSSTPGYEGGKSKGKKDLSSGEKELGELQERLYARSQAEVTNASVLLVLQALDCAGKSGIIRHVVGAVDPQGISVSAFKQPTDEEKAHDFLWRIEKALPEAGYIGVFDRSHYEDVLIARVRELAPADEIERRYDAINEFEKRLTDGGTRIVKVMLHISSDEQKRRLMRRLDRPDKHWKYNPSDVDERMLWPKYMEAYQIAIERTSTDAAPWHVIPGDHKWYGRVAIQALLLAALEDINPKWPVADYDVEAEKARLAAS, encoded by the coding sequence ATGACGGCAGAGAGTCAGAAGTACTGGACGGGCGATCCGGCTGAGATCCTTCGCGTGGGGGACGGTTCCCGGCTGGACGAGATTGATCCCTCCTCGACGCCCGGCTACGAGGGCGGCAAGTCGAAGGGCAAGAAGGACCTCTCGTCGGGGGAGAAGGAGCTGGGCGAGCTGCAGGAGCGGCTCTACGCGCGGAGTCAGGCCGAGGTGACGAACGCCTCGGTGCTGCTCGTGCTGCAGGCCCTCGACTGCGCCGGCAAGAGCGGCATCATCCGCCACGTCGTCGGCGCCGTCGACCCGCAGGGCATCTCGGTGAGCGCGTTCAAGCAGCCCACCGACGAGGAGAAGGCGCACGACTTCCTCTGGCGCATCGAGAAGGCGCTGCCCGAGGCGGGGTACATCGGCGTGTTCGACCGGTCCCACTACGAGGACGTCCTCATCGCACGCGTGCGGGAGCTGGCGCCGGCCGATGAGATCGAGCGCCGCTACGACGCGATCAACGAATTCGAGAAGCGCCTGACCGACGGCGGCACCCGGATCGTGAAGGTCATGCTGCACATCTCCTCGGACGAGCAGAAGAGGCGACTCATGCGGCGGCTCGACCGTCCGGACAAGCACTGGAAGTACAACCCGTCCGACGTGGATGAGCGGATGCTGTGGCCGAAGTACATGGAGGCGTACCAGATCGCGATCGAGCGCACGTCGACGGATGCCGCGCCCTGGCACGTCATCCCCGGCGACCACAAGTGGTACGGCCGCGTCGCCATCCAGGCGCTCCTGCTCGCCGCACTCGAGGACATCAACCCCAAGTGGCCCGTCGCGGACTACGACGTCGAGGCCGAGAAGGCGCGGCTCGCCGCCAGCTGA
- a CDS encoding AMP-binding protein, translating into MRLEPVVGDDPREILRGLRSAIHGAGPALGLGMVRAVPGAVRAGTAVVVTTSGSTGVPKSVILSRDALTASALATFARVGEGAWLLALPASYVAGLQVLVRSIVADREPAILSGAFTPQSFTALALTMVSSRGGVRVPTYTSLVPAQLSRLLDAAEGDRSVAAAIRSFEAILVGGQALPPVVLERAHEVGARIVRTYGSTETSGGCVYDGRPLDGVGIRILDGEVQLAGPTLADGYLGDTDGTEAVFRVDDHGRRWYRTGDAGIIEDGILRVKGRIDNVIVSGGINISLDRVERIVRSVPGLSGAVVIGVPDERWGEASVVVASRGEALRRSESVQLEEARSAVAAEIGAHARPTRLVLVDELATLPSGKPDREAIRRAVTALH; encoded by the coding sequence ATGAGGCTCGAACCGGTCGTCGGTGACGACCCCCGCGAGATCCTGCGGGGGCTCCGCTCCGCCATCCACGGCGCAGGACCGGCCCTCGGGCTCGGGATGGTGCGGGCGGTCCCGGGCGCCGTCCGCGCGGGAACCGCCGTCGTCGTGACGACGTCGGGCTCGACGGGCGTTCCGAAGAGCGTCATCCTGAGCCGCGACGCCCTCACCGCGAGCGCGCTCGCCACCTTCGCGCGGGTCGGCGAGGGCGCGTGGCTCCTCGCGCTTCCGGCGAGCTACGTCGCGGGCCTCCAGGTGCTCGTGCGCTCGATCGTCGCCGATCGCGAGCCGGCGATCCTGAGCGGTGCGTTCACGCCGCAGTCGTTCACGGCGCTGGCGCTCACGATGGTGTCGAGCCGGGGCGGCGTCCGCGTTCCCACGTACACGTCGCTCGTGCCGGCGCAGCTGTCGAGGCTGCTGGATGCCGCGGAGGGCGACCGCTCGGTGGCCGCGGCGATCCGGTCGTTCGAGGCGATCCTGGTCGGAGGTCAGGCTCTCCCTCCCGTCGTGCTCGAGCGTGCGCACGAGGTCGGCGCGCGCATCGTCCGCACGTACGGCTCGACCGAGACGAGCGGGGGCTGCGTCTACGACGGGCGCCCGCTCGACGGCGTGGGCATCCGCATCCTCGACGGCGAGGTGCAGCTCGCGGGGCCGACGCTCGCCGACGGCTATCTCGGCGACACGGACGGGACCGAGGCGGTCTTCCGCGTCGACGACCACGGCCGCCGCTGGTACCGCACGGGCGACGCCGGGATCATCGAAGACGGCATCCTGCGCGTCAAGGGGCGCATCGACAACGTCATCGTCTCGGGCGGGATCAACATCTCCCTCGACCGGGTCGAGCGGATCGTGCGGTCCGTGCCGGGCCTGTCCGGCGCGGTCGTCATCGGCGTGCCCGACGAGCGGTGGGGCGAGGCATCCGTCGTCGTCGCCTCCCGTGGCGAGGCGCTGCGCCGCAGCGAGTCGGTGCAACTCGAGGAGGCGCGCTCCGCCGTCGCGGCGGAGATCGGCGCGCACGCGCGGCCGACCCGGCTCGTGCTGGTCGACGAGCTCGCGACGCTGCCCTCGGGCAAGCCCGACCGAGAGGCGATCCGCCGCGCGGTCACCGCTCTGCACTGA
- a CDS encoding DUF4229 domain-containing protein — MKARSALLYTVLRLLAFIVPFAILMLFPVFQELYWLAAIFAALIGLSLSLLFLRRPLDDVSAGLADRRERRKRADRVSDEDIEDAASDAGGAADQR, encoded by the coding sequence GTGAAAGCCCGCTCCGCCCTTCTCTATACGGTGCTGCGGCTCCTCGCGTTCATCGTGCCGTTCGCGATCCTGATGCTGTTCCCCGTCTTCCAGGAGCTCTACTGGCTCGCCGCGATCTTCGCCGCCCTCATCGGGCTGAGCCTGTCGCTCCTGTTCCTGCGGCGCCCGCTCGACGACGTGTCGGCGGGCCTCGCGGACCGCCGTGAGCGCCGGAAGAGGGCCGACCGCGTCAGCGATGAGGACATCGAGGATGCCGCGTCCGACGCCGGCGGCGCCGCCGACCAGCGCTGA
- a CDS encoding 1,4-dihydroxy-2-naphthoate polyprenyltransferase yields the protein MAGTPSKNRKRTSPNRQPSRGNPQKTNESRDPRRVEKATARDWIGAARLRTLPLAVTPVLIGTGAAHLVDVQFHWVIALFCLIVSVSLQIGVNYANDYSDGIRGTDDHRVGPARLTASRKAKPRTVLFVAFAFFAIAALAGLAIVIRTQQWWMLVVGAVCILAAWFYTGGKRPYGYYGLGELFVFVFFGLVATAGTTYVQALAVPQEAWLGAVAAGLLACAVLLANNLRDIDQDRAARKRTLTVLIGRRATQWLFTAFIAVAFGIAVFIALFYPIAWLTLLALLAALPAILIVWTYRLPKELLVALALTSLTSIAYGAFLCWAFIG from the coding sequence GTGGCAGGCACCCCCAGCAAGAACCGCAAGCGCACGAGCCCGAACCGGCAGCCGTCGCGCGGGAACCCGCAGAAGACGAACGAGTCCCGCGACCCGCGCCGCGTCGAGAAGGCGACGGCGCGCGACTGGATCGGCGCCGCGCGCCTGCGCACCCTGCCCCTCGCCGTCACGCCCGTGCTCATCGGCACGGGCGCGGCGCACCTCGTCGATGTGCAGTTCCACTGGGTCATCGCGCTCTTCTGCCTGATCGTGTCGGTGAGCCTGCAGATCGGCGTCAACTACGCCAACGACTACAGCGACGGCATCCGCGGCACCGACGACCACCGCGTCGGCCCCGCCCGACTCACCGCATCGCGCAAAGCCAAGCCCCGCACGGTGCTCTTCGTCGCGTTCGCGTTCTTCGCGATCGCCGCGCTCGCGGGCCTTGCGATCGTCATCAGGACGCAGCAGTGGTGGATGCTGGTGGTCGGCGCCGTCTGCATCCTCGCGGCCTGGTTCTACACAGGCGGCAAGCGCCCCTACGGCTACTACGGCCTGGGCGAGCTCTTCGTGTTCGTCTTCTTCGGGCTCGTCGCGACGGCCGGCACGACCTACGTGCAGGCGCTCGCCGTTCCGCAGGAGGCCTGGCTCGGGGCCGTCGCCGCGGGTCTCCTCGCGTGCGCCGTGCTGCTCGCCAACAACCTGCGCGACATCGACCAGGACCGTGCCGCCCGCAAGCGCACGCTGACGGTGCTCATCGGACGCCGCGCGACCCAGTGGCTCTTCACGGCGTTCATCGCCGTCGCGTTCGGCATCGCGGTCTTCATCGCGCTGTTCTACCCGATCGCGTGGCTGACGCTGCTGGCCCTGCTCGCGGCGCTGCCGGCGATCCTGATCGTCTGGACGTACCGCCTGCCGAAGGAGCTGCTCGTCGCCCTCGCCCTCACGTCGCTGACGTCGATCGCCTACGGCGCGTTCCTCTGCTGGGCCTTCATCGGCTGA
- a CDS encoding VOC family protein: protein MLTVGTVVLTVEDIPRAGAFWRAALGYVNRREPTDDWVVLDPPYKTDQLAPGASIALSVTGYPQHYPPRIHLDIYADDQAAGVERLLGLGAREVDWHDYPEDADWIVLEDTEGNRFCVVDKSAEHAKAEN, encoded by the coding sequence ATGCTGACCGTGGGAACCGTCGTCCTGACCGTCGAAGACATCCCCCGGGCCGGCGCGTTCTGGCGCGCCGCCCTCGGATACGTCAACCGCCGGGAGCCGACCGACGACTGGGTCGTGCTCGATCCGCCGTACAAGACCGACCAGCTCGCGCCGGGCGCGAGCATCGCGCTGTCGGTCACGGGCTACCCGCAGCACTATCCGCCGCGGATCCACCTCGACATCTACGCGGACGACCAGGCCGCCGGGGTGGAGCGTCTGCTGGGCCTCGGCGCCCGCGAGGTCGATTGGCACGACTACCCCGAGGACGCCGACTGGATCGTGCTGGAGGACACCGAGGGCAACCGCTTCTGCGTCGTGGACAAGTCGGCGGAGCACGCGAAGGCCGAGAACTGA
- a CDS encoding PLD nuclease N-terminal domain-containing protein has translation MTKVLLILAVLAVAFWVFTIVDCSAQPAIRHRGVGKPVWILIVVLLPVIGGVMWLVLGRSRVNAAGSRSAPDDDLEFLGRIGTQSDQDERIRRLEEELAQLDAEDDDPKWNRLSAPPATGSPGPAKPGEAATPGTEAKGRPSPDDDDTRGQRGVAG, from the coding sequence GTGACGAAGGTGCTGCTCATACTCGCCGTACTGGCGGTCGCCTTCTGGGTCTTCACCATCGTCGACTGCTCGGCACAGCCCGCCATCCGCCACCGCGGCGTGGGCAAGCCGGTGTGGATCCTCATCGTCGTGCTGCTCCCCGTCATCGGCGGCGTCATGTGGCTCGTGCTGGGGCGTTCCCGCGTCAACGCGGCGGGCTCCCGGAGCGCCCCCGACGACGACCTCGAGTTCCTCGGCCGCATCGGAACGCAGAGCGACCAGGACGAGCGCATCCGCCGCCTGGAGGAGGAGCTCGCGCAGCTCGACGCCGAGGACGACGATCCCAAGTGGAACCGTCTCTCGGCGCCGCCCGCCACGGGCTCGCCGGGCCCCGCCAAGCCCGGTGAGGCCGCGACCCCCGGCACCGAGGCCAAGGGACGCCCGAGCCCCGACGACGACGACACCCGCGGTCAGCGCGGCGTCGCCGGCTGA
- a CDS encoding PadR family transcriptional regulator yields the protein MTQDDAFAADLLRGHTDTIVLGVLRRGDRYGFEIYKTIRDAIGGDYEIKEATLYATYRRLEKDGLVESYWGDETQGGRRKYYRITDAGRSVYRSNVSAWVATRRIIDSLLDVKEQQ from the coding sequence ATGACACAGGACGATGCCTTCGCGGCCGATCTGCTGCGCGGCCATACCGACACGATCGTGCTCGGCGTGCTGCGTCGCGGCGACCGCTACGGCTTCGAGATCTACAAGACGATCCGCGATGCCATCGGCGGCGACTACGAGATCAAGGAAGCGACGCTCTACGCGACGTACCGCCGTCTCGAGAAGGACGGGCTCGTCGAGTCGTACTGGGGCGACGAGACGCAGGGCGGCCGCCGCAAGTACTACCGCATCACCGACGCGGGGCGCTCCGTGTACCGCTCGAACGTGTCCGCCTGGGTCGCCACGCGACGCATCATCGACTCCCTCCTCGACGTGAAGGAACAGCAATGA
- a CDS encoding fibronectin type III domain-containing protein has translation MTRASTRLTSLIAVLATSVLLLLLGAAPGAAQAVAGVPGAATAVTATKDDTAHTATVTWKAPSSDGGSPITGYRLVRLTTAGPTVGSTTVGPGIRSRVYTNLAPGTTLIVAVIPLNAAGSGPARTTSITMAQATLTTDTPTITGTAQVGSILTAHPGTWGPPPVSFSFQWYAGSTRILGATGSVYTPTSTDVGKPLKVQVTGAKPGYASSARFSAPTAPVLRDVPVVPGAVSSTVITQDDRDRTATLTWTPPFSDGGSPVTGYRVTRNGTDASGNGPLTVILGPDARSWTAVDLARETTYELTVAAINAVGTGAPTTEEVTLRLGVITPVAPVIVGTPQVGSTLTVDAGTWEPQPVTLTYQWNRYSTPIPGATGRSYTLVADDAGQAISVTVTGSKPGYPPTSITSPQVTVTLPEGSRVVDVAAGDYHSLAVTADGRVFAWGANFSGQLGDGTTTDRPTPVAVAGITDAVAVAAGQGFSLAATADGHVYAWGQNQYGQLGDGTTTDRRSPALVAGVTDAVDVTAALTHALALTADGRLYAWGDNTEGALGDGTDTHRYTPIVVPGLSDVVSVSTSYSHSLAATADGSVYHWGYFPDGGLGDGNPGRYTPARVSGIPPVVSVAAGGSHALAVGADGRAYTWGANMDGQFGNGTRVANPAPAPVRHATRQDLTGIVEVAGAFHSLAVTSSGELFVWGRNERGQLGLGVAGAWESWPTLNPAISGIRSVAVSYQHSLAVTADGRVYAWGVNERGQLGDGSIVNRRSPVVVGGIG, from the coding sequence ATGACCCGGGCATCCACTCGACTCACCTCCCTCATCGCCGTCCTCGCGACCTCCGTCCTCCTCCTCCTCCTCGGAGCGGCGCCCGGGGCCGCTCAGGCGGTGGCGGGCGTTCCCGGGGCCGCGACCGCCGTGACCGCGACGAAGGACGACACGGCGCACACCGCCACCGTGACGTGGAAGGCGCCGTCGAGCGACGGGGGCTCACCGATCACGGGATACCGGCTGGTGCGTCTCACCACGGCCGGACCGACTGTCGGCTCGACGACCGTCGGGCCCGGCATCCGGTCCCGCGTCTATACCAACCTCGCTCCGGGAACGACCCTCATCGTCGCGGTCATCCCCCTCAACGCGGCCGGCAGCGGGCCGGCACGGACCACATCGATCACGATGGCACAGGCGACCCTCACGACCGACACCCCGACGATCACCGGCACCGCTCAGGTGGGCTCCATCCTCACGGCGCACCCCGGCACGTGGGGGCCGCCGCCCGTGTCGTTCTCGTTCCAGTGGTACGCCGGCTCGACCCGCATCCTGGGGGCGACGGGATCTGTGTACACGCCGACGTCGACGGACGTCGGCAAGCCCCTCAAGGTGCAGGTCACGGGCGCCAAGCCGGGGTACGCGAGCAGCGCGCGGTTCAGCGCCCCGACCGCGCCCGTCCTCCGCGACGTGCCCGTCGTTCCCGGTGCGGTGAGCAGCACCGTGATCACCCAGGACGACCGGGACCGCACAGCGACCCTGACCTGGACTCCCCCGTTCTCCGACGGCGGATCGCCGGTCACGGGCTACCGGGTCACACGCAACGGCACCGACGCATCGGGCAACGGCCCGCTCACGGTGATCCTCGGGCCCGACGCGCGATCGTGGACCGCGGTCGACCTCGCGCGCGAGACGACCTACGAGCTGACCGTCGCGGCGATCAACGCCGTCGGGACGGGTGCACCGACCACCGAGGAGGTCACGCTCCGCCTCGGAGTGATCACGCCGGTCGCTCCCGTCATCGTCGGGACGCCGCAGGTCGGGTCCACGCTGACGGTGGATGCCGGCACGTGGGAGCCGCAGCCGGTCACGCTGACGTATCAGTGGAACCGGTACAGCACGCCGATCCCCGGCGCGACGGGCAGGAGCTACACCCTCGTCGCCGACGACGCCGGACAGGCGATCTCGGTGACCGTGACGGGGAGCAAGCCGGGCTACCCGCCCACCAGCATCACGAGCCCCCAGGTGACGGTGACTCTTCCCGAGGGCAGCCGGGTCGTGGACGTCGCCGCGGGCGACTACCACTCCCTCGCGGTCACCGCCGACGGGCGCGTCTTCGCCTGGGGCGCCAACTTCAGCGGCCAGCTCGGCGACGGGACGACGACGGACCGGCCGACGCCCGTCGCCGTCGCCGGCATCACGGACGCGGTGGCGGTCGCCGCCGGGCAGGGCTTCTCCCTCGCGGCCACCGCCGACGGGCACGTCTACGCGTGGGGCCAGAACCAGTACGGCCAGCTCGGCGACGGGACCACCACCGATCGGCGGTCGCCGGCGCTCGTTGCGGGGGTCACAGACGCCGTCGACGTGACGGCGGCGCTCACGCACGCGCTGGCGCTCACCGCCGATGGCCGCCTCTATGCGTGGGGCGACAACACCGAAGGCGCGCTCGGCGACGGAACCGACACGCATCGGTACACACCCATCGTCGTTCCGGGACTCAGCGACGTCGTCTCGGTCAGCACGAGCTACAGCCATTCGCTCGCCGCGACGGCCGACGGCTCGGTGTACCACTGGGGCTACTTCCCCGATGGCGGACTGGGCGACGGGAACCCCGGGCGCTACACGCCCGCCCGCGTCTCCGGCATCCCTCCCGTCGTCTCGGTCGCGGCCGGCGGATCTCATGCGCTCGCCGTCGGCGCGGACGGCCGGGCCTACACCTGGGGCGCCAACATGGACGGACAGTTCGGCAACGGGACCCGCGTGGCGAACCCCGCACCGGCGCCGGTTCGCCATGCGACGCGCCAGGATCTCACCGGCATCGTCGAGGTCGCCGGGGCGTTCCACTCACTCGCGGTGACGTCGTCCGGAGAGCTGTTCGTCTGGGGCCGGAACGAGCGCGGCCAGCTCGGACTGGGCGTGGCCGGGGCCTGGGAGTCGTGGCCGACGCTGAACCCCGCGATCAGCGGCATCCGGTCGGTCGCCGTGAGCTACCAGCACTCGCTGGCGGTCACCGCCGACGGGCGCGTGTACGCGTGGGGCGTCAACGAGCGCGGTCAGCTCGGCGACGGAAGCATCGTCAACCGCCGATCGCCGGTGGTTGTCGGAGGGATCGGATGA